A region of the Candidatus Sericytochromatia bacterium genome:
TCGAGGCGCTTGATGTAGATGTCGATGGTGTCTCGCCTGGCGCCTGGCCGGGCGGCCGAGATGGCATCCGCCACCTGGACCAGCACGGCCTCGACCGTTTCTTGGGGCACGTCCAGATGGTGGGCCGAGACGGCATTGACCACCCGGGGGTTTTCGCCGTGGCGACGGCACAGATCGCCGCCCACCAGCGCGTGCGGCCCCTCGACCTCGTGAGAGAGGGCTTTGCCGATGTCGTGCAGCAGACCTGCCCGGCGAGCCAGGTGAATGTCAGCCCCCAGTTCCGCTGCCATCGAGGCCGCGATGTGGGCGACTTCGATGGAATGACGCAAGACGTTCTGGCCGTAAGAGGTGCGAAACCGCAAGCGCCCCAGCACCCGGATCAGCTCGGGATGAAGGCCCTGTATCTGAGCCTCGATCGCGGCATTTTCACCATCTTCACGAATTTTCTGGTCGACTTCTTCCCGGGCCTTCTCCACCAGTTCGTCGATGCGTGTCGGGTGAATGCGGCCATCCGCGATCAGACGTTCCAGCGCGAGCCTCGCCACCTCCCTGCGAACGGGGTCAAAACTCGACAGGATGACCGCCTCAGGCGTGTCGTCGATGATCAGGTCGATGCCTGTCGCCGCTTCAATGGCTCGGATGTTGCGTCCCTCTCGCCCGATGATGCGGCCTTTCATCTCGTCGCTGGGAAGGGAGACGACCGTGACGGTGGCATCCACCGTGTGATCGACCGCGCAGCGTTGAATCGAGGTCGTGATGATCTCCCGCGCTTTCTTGTCAGCCATTTCGCGGGCTTGCGCCTCGGCTTCGCGGATCATCACCCCCGATTCGTGTCGCAGTTCGTCCTCCAGCCGTTTCAGCAGTTCTTGCCGGGCCGCCTCTCGAGACAGACCACTGAGTCTTTCGAGTTCGGCCAGCGCCCGCGTCCACTGTTCGTCGAGGGCTGCCTGGCGGCCGCTCAAGGATTCCTCAAACTCCCGCTCGCGGTCATCCAGCCGATGTTCCCGTTCCCGGAGGATTCCTTCGCGCTGGGCCAGCGCCTCTTGCTTCCGTTCAAGCGCTTCTTCTTTACTTTGGAGGCGCTGTTCGTTGCGCTTCAGCTCCTGTCGTTCGAGCCCGATGGCTTCCTCTTTTTTGGCGGCCTGGGCCTCCACTTCCGCCAGCGCGCGCTGCCGTTCTCGCTCGTTCTCGAGCAGGGCCTCGCCCTTCATGCGGTCCGCTTCCGCGACCGCCGCGAGCCGGGCGTTCTCCCCTGCCATCTGGGCCTGTTTCGACTTGTGATATTTGCGGTTGGCCAGAAACAGGCAGATGGCCCCGATGATGAACGTGGCGACCGCAATGAGCTGGTAGCCCACCAGCGCCAGATTGATGTAGTTGGGTTCGGAATTCAAGGCAGAATCCCATCTAGCCACGGTCGCAACAAGCCGGGGCGACATCGCCCCGCTCAGCGTCGAGCGATGGGCATTTGATATCGGGAACGAGCCGGTGCGGCCGTAAGCGAAGTCGTTGGAGGGAGCGGGGAGGGCGCGCAGGTAAGGCCTGGACACCCAGGGATCTTATTCCCTTCCGCCCGAGGATTGAACACCGTTCAAGGCGCGTTTATTGTCGAGCGCTGGGGTTGCTCGGCTCCAACAAACCCGCCCGCTTACGCACCTCACGGGCGATCGCCTCGGCGGTCTCCGGGGCTTCCTTGATGGCCTCGCGGGCCGCGTCGCGCCCCTGGCCCAGGCGCTCGGAGCGGTACGAGTACCAGGCGCCACTGCGCTGAACCACGTCGAATTCAACGGCCACATCGAGCAAGTTGCCTTCGGCCGAGATGCCCTCGCCGAACAGGATGTCGAACTCCGCCACACGAAACGGGGGAGACACCTTGTTCTTCACGACCTTCACCTTGACCCGGTTGCCATATTCGCTGCCGTCGCGCTTCAGCGTTTCGACGCGCCGGACCTCCAGGCGCACGCTGGCATAGAAGCGCAGGGCGCGACCGCCCGGCGTGGTTTCCGGGTTGCCATACATGACGCCGATTTTTTCCCGGATCTGGTTGATGAAGACCACCGTGCTGCGGCTCCGCCCGATGGCGGCCGTGAGTTTTCTCAGGGCCTGACTCATCAGCCGGGCTTGCAGTCCGACGTGGCTGTCGCCCATATCCCCTTCGATCTCCGCCTGGGGCACCAGGGCGGCCACGGAGTCCACCACGATCACATCGACCGCGCCGGAGCGGACCAGGGCCTCGGTGATCTCCAAGGCTTGCTCGCCGGTGTCTGGCTGGCTGACCAGCAGGTTGTTGATATCGACCCCGATGGCCTCGGCGTAGCGAGGGTCAAGGGCGTGTTCCACGTCGACGAACGCAGCGGTCCCCCCCGCTTTCTGGGATTCCGCCACCACGTGCAGGGCCAGGGTCGTCTTGCCACCGGATTCCGGTCCATAGATTTCGATGATGCGGCCTTTGGGCAGGCCGCCCACCCCCAGGGCCAGGTCCAAGGCCAACGCGCCGGTGGAAATTGTCTCCACCCGCATGGCCGCCGCGTCTCCCAGCCTCATGATGGCGCCCTTACCAAACTGCTTTTCGATGGCGGACAGGGCCGTGTCCAGCGCAATCTGGCGGTTCTTATCCATGGGCGGTGCGGCTCCTGATGCGAAGCAAATGGGAGGACAGGCCCATGCTACCACGTGCCTCCGGTCCTCCAGAGGCCGCGCGAGGTCGCCTGCAAACCTGACGGTTCGGCCGGCCGGCAGATGGTTGCTGCCTCTGCCCTTGCCCAGGGCAGAGGCAGCGCTCCAGGAGGGCTTTCAGGTCCTCAATGCTTCAGCGCGCGCGGCGCTTGGTGGTCGTTTGCAACACCTGGGCAGGGTTGTCCGCGATCGAGAGCAGGTACATGGCCCCCGCTCGGTTCTCTCCGATCAGTTCCTGGGCCCGCTTGAAGGGCGGATCGAAGCCGTCCATGCGTCCTCCGATCTCGGTGGTGAAGTAGGGCACGTGCAGTTCACCGTAGACGAAGTCGCGGATTGTGCCGCAGGTGGGGTACAGCGAGCTGGCCTGAATGGGCTTGTAACGGTTGAAACTGGCCAGCTTGCGGCCGATGGTTTCAAGCATTGGAGCATCGGGGGCCGGCGACGCGGTCCAACCCCACGGCCACATCACGAGGTTCGAGTAGCTGTGGTAGTCCATCCCGATCTTGAGGTTGGGAATCCCCGACAGAAAGGCCTTGATGGCCTGCGTCTCCGGTTCGGAAGCGGGAGCAGGACCCTGGTAGGTGTCCGACCGTGGCGAGTCACTCGAACCGCCGTTGTCGAAGCCCCACTTGAAGGGAAAATTGCGATTCAGATCGACGCCCATGCCAACGTCGAAGGCGTGGGTGTTTTTCCGCCAGTCAGCCCCGGCCTCGGCCCGAACGTGGCCATCGGGGTTGGCCATCGGCATCACGTAGACCACGCGGGTGTCCAGCAATTGCTTGACCTCACCGCCGGACGCGTACCCTGTCAGCAGGTCCTGAATGAGCCGCATGGCCAGTTCGACGGGGACCAGCTCTCGCGCGTGCACGTTGGCGGTGAAGGCCACGGCAGGGCGTTTCGACGCGTCGCCGGGTCCGGTGATGCGGACGGTCCACAGCTGGCGGTCCGCCTTGCCTTGGGTGGTCTCCCAAGACGGCCCCGCGCTCTTCAGCTGCATGATCTCCGGATGCTTGGCGGCCAGGGATTGAAGCTCGCTGGTGAGCTGGGCGTAGGTTCGGTAGCCCCGGTCGAACTGGTTCCGCACGCCCATGCCGGGGGCATTGGCCGGTTCGATGGTCAGGCGCAATTTCTGGGCCTGCAAGCGTTTCAGGTTTTCGGCTGAAATTCGGCCAAACGCCCGCTGCTGGTCCATTTCGGCGCCGAACAAGTCGAGGCCGCCCGCCACCGCTGCTTGCAGTTCGGCAGGGGAGCGGTAATCCAAGCGCACGTAAAGCGATTCCCCCTGGGCCGTCGTGACCGCGGAGGCCAGGGGCACGAGGCCCGCGCCACGGCAGGCCGACAGGCCCCCCATCAGCAAGACGGTCGCCGCGAGCATCCGGGCTGCGAGTGGGACGAGACGGGAAGAATGCGCCATGCGTGG
Encoded here:
- the rny gene encoding ribonuclease Y — protein: MNSEPNYINLALVGYQLIAVATFIIGAICLFLANRKYHKSKQAQMAGENARLAAVAEADRMKGEALLENERERQRALAEVEAQAAKKEEAIGLERQELKRNEQRLQSKEEALERKQEALAQREGILREREHRLDDREREFEESLSGRQAALDEQWTRALAELERLSGLSREAARQELLKRLEDELRHESGVMIREAEAQAREMADKKAREIITTSIQRCAVDHTVDATVTVVSLPSDEMKGRIIGREGRNIRAIEAATGIDLIIDDTPEAVILSSFDPVRREVARLALERLIADGRIHPTRIDELVEKAREEVDQKIREDGENAAIEAQIQGLHPELIRVLGRLRFRTSYGQNVLRHSIEVAHIAASMAAELGADIHLARRAGLLHDIGKALSHEVEGPHALVGGDLCRRHGENPRVVNAVSAHHLDVPQETVEAVLVQVADAISAARPGARRDTIDIYIKRLEKLERIAKSFHGVERSYAVQAGREIRIVVQPQLVDDTQSAVLARDIAKKIEGELEYPGQIKVTVVRETRVTEYAK
- the recA gene encoding recombinase RecA; this translates as MDKNRQIALDTALSAIEKQFGKGAIMRLGDAAAMRVETISTGALALDLALGVGGLPKGRIIEIYGPESGGKTTLALHVVAESQKAGGTAAFVDVEHALDPRYAEAIGVDINNLLVSQPDTGEQALEITEALVRSGAVDVIVVDSVAALVPQAEIEGDMGDSHVGLQARLMSQALRKLTAAIGRSRSTVVFINQIREKIGVMYGNPETTPGGRALRFYASVRLEVRRVETLKRDGSEYGNRVKVKVVKNKVSPPFRVAEFDILFGEGISAEGNLLDVAVEFDVVQRSGAWYSYRSERLGQGRDAAREAIKEAPETAEAIAREVRKRAGLLEPSNPSARQ
- a CDS encoding M14 family metallopeptidase, encoding MAHSSRLVPLAARMLAATVLLMGGLSACRGAGLVPLASAVTTAQGESLYVRLDYRSPAELQAAVAGGLDLFGAEMDQQRAFGRISAENLKRLQAQKLRLTIEPANAPGMGVRNQFDRGYRTYAQLTSELQSLAAKHPEIMQLKSAGPSWETTQGKADRQLWTVRITGPGDASKRPAVAFTANVHARELVPVELAMRLIQDLLTGYASGGEVKQLLDTRVVYVMPMANPDGHVRAEAGADWRKNTHAFDVGMGVDLNRNFPFKWGFDNGGSSDSPRSDTYQGPAPASEPETQAIKAFLSGIPNLKIGMDYHSYSNLVMWPWGWTASPAPDAPMLETIGRKLASFNRYKPIQASSLYPTCGTIRDFVYGELHVPYFTTEIGGRMDGFDPPFKRAQELIGENRAGAMYLLSIADNPAQVLQTTTKRRAR